A single region of the Triticum dicoccoides isolate Atlit2015 ecotype Zavitan chromosome 2B, WEW_v2.0, whole genome shotgun sequence genome encodes:
- the LOC119360417 gene encoding uncharacterized protein LOC119360417 encodes MLKEFAYSKSSNGAQLKIIGEADLHRIDQVFVFDKETGLETLTLDKCPPLELKHLLMLTSLKTLIVRHSVALVGPLGGQSDVEWQLPIEYIGINESNGITGKELTELLPHLPKLSKLEIWKCENIKKLVVGVDVQQTTQEASEMGGGEITAAAAEEEDDGVLLFPPHLFDSLQELVIFECPELVLVDPPTLVPGGGGLQALRSLHRLTIERSPKFLSTFSFSCHIFPSSLQSLVLCDVKGLRTLEPLSNLSSLTTLVLFGCGEDLKCQGLWSLISIGGHLQELKVSGSPGFFADWDPNPRRALENVEGGEEQQTQLVSSTLRELRTEDIAGLLAAPVWRFLSSSLTKLQLHGDWCEGMDRFIKEQEDALQLLSSLQELEFWSFKDLQHLPAGLCNLTSLKILSVNFCPAISSLPNDALPDSLEKLDVYKCSEVLKQYCRGLEGTIPEIKIW; translated from the exons ATGCTAAAGGAGTTTGCATACTCAAAATCATCCAATGGAGCACAATTGAAGATTATTGGAGAGGCTGATTTGCATCGCATAGACCAAGTATTCGTTTTTGATAAAGAAACAGGTCTAGAGACGCTGACACTGGACAAGTGCCCACCTCTGGAGTTGAAGCACCTTCTGATGCTAACCTCGCTGAAGACACTGATTGTAAGGCATTCAGTTGCTCTGGTTGGACCACTAGGAGGTCAGAGTGATGTGGAATGGCAGCTCCCTATTGAGTATATCGGGATCAATGAATCAAATGGTAT CACTGGGAAGGAATTGACAGAGCTCCTCCCCCACCTCCCAAAGCTCTCCAAGTTGGAAATATGGAAGTGTGAAAACATAAAAAAGTTGGTAGTGGGCGTGGATGTGCAACAAACAACACAAGAAGCATCAGAGATGGGGGGAGGTGAaataacagcagcagcagcagaggaagaggatgatggggTGCTGCTCTTCCCACCTCATCTCTTTGACTCACTACAGGAGTTGGTCATCTTTGAGTGCCCAGAGCTGGTCCTGGTCGACCCACCAACTCTTGTTCCTGGAGGAGGAGGGCTCCAAGCTTTGCGATCCCTCCACAGATTAACAATAGAGCGGTCCCCAAAGTTTCTATCCACCTTCTCCTTTTCCTGTCACATTTTCCCTTCCTCCCTGCAGTCTCTGGTGCTTTGTGATGTGAAAGGCTTGAGGACACTAGAGCCCCTCTCAAACCTCTCCTCTCTCACCACATTAGTATTGTTTGGTTGTGGAGAGGATCTGAAATGTCAGGGCTTGTGGTCACTCATTAGCATCGGTGGCCATCTCCAAGAATTAAAAGTCTCAGGCAGCCCTGGTTTCTTTGCTGATTGGGATCCCAATCCCAGACGGGCTTTGGAGAACGTTGAAGGAGGTGAAGAGCAGCAGACACAGCTTGTTTCGTCCACACTGCGTGAGCTCAGGACAGAGGACATAGCAGGACTTCTTGCTGCACCCGTCTGGAGATTCCTCTCTTCCTCCCTGACCAAGCTGCAACTTCATGGGGATTGGTGTGAAGGGATGGATCGGTTCATCAAGGAGCAAGAGGACGCCCTTCAACTCCTTTCCTCCCTCCAGGAACTAGAGTTTTGGAGTTTCAAGGACCTTCAACATCTCCCTGCAGGGCTGTGTAACCTTACCAGCCTCAAGATATTATCAGTTAACTTCTGTCCAGCCATCTCGTCATTGCCCAATGATGCCCTCCCGGATTCACTGGAAAAGCTAGATGTCTATAAATGCAGTGAGGTGCTAAAACAGTACTGCAGGGGGTTAGAGGGAACCATCCCAGAAATCAAAATATGGTGA